Proteins co-encoded in one Uloborus diversus isolate 005 chromosome 9, Udiv.v.3.1, whole genome shotgun sequence genomic window:
- the LOC129230358 gene encoding uncharacterized protein LOC129230358 codes for MTFLPIILITLFSLSNPVACYHDARDDRKITFDESDTSDYVSVLKENELFKSSGICAADNRSYLGLCESKKPVNSLFELQRTLCFCDEACHFYHDCCFNRVFPNDEPNLISSCRTVRDENGSRISIYVVQKCHYLWNNSDVQTMCEKESAALEYSKKSYSHLQDIPVLSKRSRIFFRNIYCAICNYDTDIVTWKSFMYCNGDSSRESVNKEQDVYDFSSAVYSTRDQNFKRVKVGGKLKNCRLVINDFKLSSLLEYQARLCKPMIDNCLPGSPSELELKCRSFTSFVYEISFQSTRKVYKNFYCALCNQGSVNKLRCKDPEYPIIHGPQTGRGDLSWLFDFNFVNDGSNQVGDKNPCRLREGKIWDPLLKRCEQFVCGSLYVREGSKCVPKNFSETENPSKGIKSDCPKRILTKEMFTLTNNGSFYVNYSNTFLKQEEYEIYEKNGEDVIRIAICAKELYLLPMTSVYLLLSEITLSLSIICLVLNISVYTILKELRNGPGKILMSLSLSLLCGHFFLLTGTHFAEVNWLCYFAAVATHFGYIASFCWMTVMAFDIHRTFSATQRRNSKHKPFFNYSLYSWISSLSLVVVSVTMDNSLDKDFEFRPKYGEPICWFNNKKGLLMFFIIPVLVLLVSNITFFSLTAFYLHKISRQTKMVNNFSDRTRYLLYIKLTVVLGLAWLLGFFAGITGINALWYPFIILNGLQGVFIFVAFTCKVKIFHKLAIKFKIRSSSYTMGKQSALKKAMYSSLSNLSTLGTTLTSQIISAVEKPPGMLKAVRKINPDEL; via the coding sequence ATGACTTTTTTGCCGATAATTCTGATCACGCTGTTTTCCCTGAGCAATCCTGTTGCCTGTTATCATGATGCCCGTGATGacagaaaaataacttttgatgaGAGCGATACGAGCGATTATGTTTCTGTTTTGAAAGAAAACGAGTTATTCAAGTCAAGTGGAATTTGCGCAGCAGATAATCGATCATATTTAGGTCTTTGTGAGTCCAAAAAGCCTGTGAATAGCCTATTCGAACTTCAAAGAACATTATGTTTCTGTGACGAAGCTTGTCATTTTTATCATGATTGCTGTTTTAATCGAGTTTTTCCAAACGATGAACCGAACTTAATTTCCTCGTGCAGGACAGTAAGAGATGAAAATGGCTCTAGGATTTCCATATATGTTGTGCAGAAGTGTCATTACTTGTGGAACAATTCCGACGTGCAAACTATGTGTGAAAAAGAATCGGCAGCTTTAGAATATTCAAAGAAGTCATACAGCCATCTGCAAGATATACCAGTCCTTAGCAAAAGATCTCGGatattcttcagaaatatttattGTGCCATTTGCAATTATGATACAGACATTGTGACTTGGAAGTCTTTCATGTACTGTAATGGTGATTCTTCAAGAGAGTCTGTGAACAAAGAACAAGACGTTTATGATTTTTCTTCAGCTGTATATAGTACCAGAGATCAGAACTTCAAGCGCGTTAAAGTTGGCGGTAAGCTTAAAAATTGTCGGCTCGTCATAAATGATTTCAAACTAAGTTCACTTTTGGAGTATCAGGCTAGACTTTGTAAGCCTATGATTGATAACTGCTTACCTGGTTCACCAAGCGAATTGGAGTTAAAATGCAGGTCTTTCACATCATTTGTGTACGAGATTTCCTTTCAGTCAACGAGAAAGGTTTACAAAAACTTTTATTGTGCCCTCTGTAATCAAGGATCTGTGAATAAGTTGAGATGTAAAGATCCTGAATATCCCATAATTCATGGGCCACAAACTGGCAGAGGCGACCTTTCTTGGCTTTTCGACTTCAACTTCGTGAATGACGGTAGCAATCAAGTAGGAGACAAAAACCCGTGTCGCTTGAGAGAAGGTAAAATATGGGATCCGTTGTTGAAAAGATGCGAACAATTTGTTTGTGGATCCCTTTATGTTAGAGAAGGCTCGAAATGTGTGCCGAAAAATTTCTCAGAAACTGAAAATCCTTCTAAAGGCATTAAAAGTGATTGTCCAAAGAGAATACTCACAAAAGAAATGTTCACCCTTACAAATAACGGTAGTTTTTACGTGAATTACTCCAATACCTTTTTAAAGCAAGAGGAATACGAAATATACGAGAAAAATGGCGAAGATGTAATTAGAATTGCTATTTGTGCGAAGGAATTGTATTTGTTGCCCATGACGAGCGTTTACTTGTTGCTATCCGAAATAACGTTAAGTCTTTCAATTATTTGTTTGGTGCTAAACATTAGTGTTTATACAATTTTAAAGGAGCTTAGAAATGGACCTGGGAAAATCCTTATGTCTCTATCTTTGTCGTTGCTTTGTGGCCATTTCTTTTTACTGACTGGAACTCATTTTGCAGAGGTGAATTGGTTGTGCTACTTTGCAGCTGTAGCAACACATTTTGGATACATCGCTTCGTTTTGTTGGATGACCGTAATGGCTTTTGATATTCACAGGACATTTTCGGCTACACAGAGGAGAAATTCGAAGCACaagccattttttaattattccttaTACTCTTGGATATCTTCTTTGAGTTTAGTTGTTGTTAGTGTGACAATGGATAACTCATTAGACAAAGACTTCGAATTTCGCCCTAAATATGGAGAGCCAATTTGTTGGTTCAATAACAAGAAAggattattaatgttttttatcataCCAGTATTAGTACTGTTGGTGAGTAATATTACATTCTTCTCACTAACAGCATTTTACTTGCACAAAATATCTCGGCAAACAAAAATGGTGAACAACTTTTCTGATCGAACGAGATACCTTTTATACATCAAGCTAACAGTCGTTCTAGGACTTGCATGGCTTTTGGGGTTTTTTGCCGGTATCACAGGCATCAATGCCCTTTGGTACCCTTTCATTATTCTGAATGGGCTACAGGGTGTTTTTATATTTGTTGCTTTCACATGCAAAGtcaaaatatttcacaaattggcgattaaatttaaaatacggtCCAGTTCTTACACAATGGGGAAACAAAGTGCCCTCAAAAAAGCCATGTACAGCAGCTTATCTAATTTATCCACTCTTGGCACAACGCTTACGTCACAAATTATTTCTGCTGTTGAGAAACCACCAGGTATGCTGAAAGCTGTGCGAAAAATAAATCCGGATGAACTGTGA